aatctgtgttatgatatctgagtgtttttgtattgtaaaaaatataagtgcaattttcaaatctggacctcactacattaaatagaccggtgttttattgttttctgggctatcgtatcaaatgaggtgccaaaatgcgcagaaataaattctgcttccaacgcattttacaaatttgcaatacaatagcccttttttgaataatggccattatttatggggggttagttactttttttgagatgtttatattggcAATATACATTGTAACACCTGGAACTAGCACAAATCAATTTAGTTTGTGCAACATAATCTATCTCATCCAAGTATTCAAGAATATATTAAAAATAGGGGCCTACTTTTCCATGCGTCGTCATAGATCCCGGAGATAGATCCAGTTCATATTTCCATGGTTCATTTCATGGGTTCATCCGGTGTTACACTTAacattattaatttttttctatTGATTTATTGGCCAAGTAAAGGCTTAAtactgtaggcctactgcatgtCGCGTCGAGAACCTGATATCAAGGTCAATCGATTTGAACATAGAAGACAAAATAACAGGCCTAAGCAATAATTTGCCATGTGCATCTTTCTTTTTCTAGCCAGAAAAAAACAGTGTTTTAAATCGGAGCTTATAAAAGGATTCCTGTGCCCATTGACCCACAAATGCGGGTCACTGGGCTCAAAAGCCGTGAAACCTGCGCTTCGCCCTGTAATTTTCGCGCTTTAGTATGTGAAATATAAACGAAAACAGGCGACATCGATACAAAGTAAGCAAGTTAAAGAAGTAGAGCGGAATGGGGTAGTTAATTAAGTGCAAGACTATACCTTTTGATCATGAATTCCAGATCATTAGATATCACCAGACACactatttctttctttgtattcaaTGTTCCACAACGATGCTCAAATACCGTCGCATGAAATGTTAACAATAACGTCACCCTAAATTGCGACGATTGAATGGGAACCTGGCTGTAAAAAATGAAACACCGCAGACACTTTATAGTACTCGGGGCACCTAATACAAATGACCAAACGGGTATGTTCCCCCTTAAATGAACCCCTCtttgatttcgcagctccgaaagtccttgaccaaaatagagctccgaaagacccctgattttgatcatttcggCAAGACCTCTACACCTAATTGCTctttcctcacatttctgttttttagattttcaaccagaaagccaagaaagacccttgatttgacTGTTCAAAATTCAGGGGGAGCATACGCACCATAAATGTATTATGTGCACGCCCCCCTCCCCCCCCGGCTTAGTACATCTGTCCGTGTCTTTATTTGACTGTCTAATCTTAATGTACAAGTTGaacaattttaaataaataaaattatttaattaaaaataactaaacatgctaaacgagACGTAATAATATCGTCGACACGGACTATCATTagaccaagaaaaaaattgtttagtTTTCCTCCCCAAAAGCGGTCGCGCGGGCAGAATTTTTTAGGAATTTTCAAAAATTAGGGGTATGTAGGTCTATATATATTCTTTTTATGGAATCAAAATTTGGTGCGGACATGCAGGATAGAACAACTATTAACATGACTAAACAGCTTTTGTTTGCCTTATTGTATGCAAGTAGTTTACTAATGCTCTTGGGTTGGTATTTTTGCTTAGTCATTGTATTTACATCAGATGTATGATTTATTGACAAAATCTAAGTGGCAAATGTACAAAATATCGTCGGCTGTTTGGGGACAACCCATTAGTCCGAATGGTCCTCAGTTCAAAAAGTGTTCAAGTTTAGGGCTGGGGGCTTTTACGACATTTTAGATTAGGATTATAGTATGGGTATAGGTTTAGCattttatagggttagggttcgcATCATGATTATTCCTGACAGTGATGCCAGAAATATACAGcactattttgttttattactgttttgccaaatgaaacataatagGTAATCCTTTTGTTATTCTAGCTCACTAGCTGTCAataaaagtataattttaatatttgccaATTTGAGGGGGTTAGTGGGCCAAAAtcgtgcaattttgcatgttttcttacaattgcagtcacaaaatttaaaaaaaagaagcattGACAATTTTTGAGTATATGCTATGATTTTgcacataattttaatatttttgtgtcaattttgatgaggccaaataaaaaaataaacatgtttcacgtccccttccacttcctttgtttgtttgttttttggtttttttaggtTTCTTTaattacactgtaaaaacagtgtttagaaagtggtggcaatgtgtttagaaacaatatgtttagaatatggatgtcagatgtttagaaattaaacaccatcactgaccaatgttgagaaatttgacacatgatgtttagctttcaaacatgtttacaaagtggtggcaaaattgtgttgagtaaagtgtttaatcgctaaacactgtttttacagtgtatttcttcAATTCTTCCGGTCCCACTTGGTCCATCCCCACTTGGTCcatttcccacttggtccatttcCCACTTGGTCCCTTCCCACTTGGTCTATTTCCTACTTGGTgtatgtcccacttggtccatttcCCACTTGgtctattcccacttggtccatttcccacttggtccatttcCCACTTGGTCCCTTCCCACTTGGTCTATTTCCTACTTGGTctatgtcccacttggtccatttcccacttggtccatttcCCACTTGGTCccttcccacttggtccatttcCCACTTGGTctatgtcccacttggtccatttcCCACTTGgtctattcccacttggtccatttcCCACTTGGTctatgtcccacttggtccatttcCCACTTGGTCTATTCCTACTTGGTCcatttcccacttggtccatttcCCACTTGGTCCCTTCCCACTTGGTCTATTTCCTACTTGGTctatgtcccacttggtccatttcccacttggtccatttcCCACTAGGTCCCTTCCCACTTGGTCTATTTCCTACTTGGTctatgtcccacttggtccatttcCCACTTGGTCccttcccacttggtccatttcCCACTTGGTctatgtcccacttggtccatttcCCACTTGGTCCCTTCCCGCTTGGTCCATTTCCCACTTGGTctatgtcccacttggtccatttcCCACTTGGTCTATTCCCACTTTGTCCATTTCCCACTTGGTctatgtcccacttggtccatttcccacttggtccatttcccacttggtccatttcCCACTTGGTCCCTTCCCACTTGGTCTATTTCCTACTTGGTctatgtcccacttggtccatttcCCACTTGGTCccttcccacttggtccatttcCCACTTGGTCTATGTCCCACTTGGTCTATGTCCTACTTGGTCCATTCTCACTTGGTATATGTCCCACTTGGTCAATTTAACATTACGcttgtttcatttcattttttcaggTGGTTTTATTCTGCTTGATGGCAAAACCTTCGATGTCACTGGCAACTGGGAGGCCAAAGGTCACGATACCCAATATGGATATGATTTCTGGTACCAACCCTACCATAATGTGATGATCAGCACCGAGTGGGGTGCACCAAAGGCATTCCTCAAAGGATTCGATCCAGCTGATGTCAAAAATGGTGAGATTTCAATGGTGATGTATATAAACCAGGATCAGATAATCTGTGTGTACCAAAGATACTTCTCAAAAGAGTGAAGGGATATGCCATGGGATCCTCCCAGTTTGGTGTTATAACGGGACCGGGAATGTGCCCTGGTTTTGGCGACGGTGCCCGAGGGGGGGGGTCGGAAAACATTGCGGGGATGTGGCACGCAGACTTTCGGAATAGATCATCTAAATGTATTTAGATGATCTATGCTTTCGGatactgactttctctatactactttttgctgtttttgcaatccatcggtaggcctataccaatttTTTAGAGCACCAACATTTACCCAAATTTggtgcttttaagggcacttttgccaaacgCACCCAATTGGGGCACATTGGTCTCCAattaaaacccacccatcgatataccaaatcgATGGAAAAAGGTACTCCAAACagtggcacatccccatacaccttaaaccaggaagaacccccacCCCACCCTCGGAGGTTGATATGCCTTTTTAGCCATGTTAGCGGTTATTAGTGTGACAATGCCCCCTCAAATGCCCGTTTTCATTGAATTTCAGCAGAGGCAAACGTGCCCAAATGATATGATGTACATTCGTCCAGTTTGCATTTGTTCGTGTAGCCTATCTGATCACGATTAATGTGGACAAAGTACTGTATTTATTGGCGTGTAAGCTGCTGGTGGGAATGGGGGCTTATCAATCATAAGAATGCATCGTGCTGAGGAAAAGACCCGGGCAACGATCGACACAGGCTTTTAAACTATGcatatttttcgccattttcaggTTTATACGGACATAGTCTGAACGTGTATGACTGGGAGAAACATACCCTCATCCAGACCATCGATATGGGCCCAGAAGGAATGATTCCGCTCGAAATTCGGTTTTTGCACAATCCTATGGCGACTGAGGGTTTTGTCGGGTGTGCTCTAAGCTCCaacattttcagattttacaggGAAACGGTAAATTGATAattaaatttcacatcattgtcATTACACCAGCAAATAAGCTACACAAAATTGTATTCACGCGTAGCTAACTgcatgatatacagggtgtcacaaaaaaaggcccctcattgcgccctctttttctcctatttctgaaaagtttattaaatatattttggtatgtaaagaaacctttaattgttagctttaataaaccaaaacaattatttcaatcggctcacaacttttgaagatatgcccttttgaataaaagtatccgtttttcacactgtccacggatagcaaacagagtggttgggatcgCTAATGCTGTGGAGtgacctgcacgatcaccagacctcacaccacttgatttttatCCTTTGTGGGAAAATTCAAGTATCCgacgcacaaggatggtacgcaacgcaattgatgcaatgaggaccagggctgaaacctgtattcgccaaggaggcaaccaggtagagggcagagcagcacagtaaactcacttcagaagaactaaagacaaaccaaacagccttttaggtctactttttatCCTAAatagagaaatgacttatgttgtaaataaaaaggaaagcaagaaacaacaagttaagaaagtaagaaacataatcaaACAAAagggcataaataaccaagaaaaaataagtaatggcaagtaaagcaaaagaagtcccattcggcatccattttacccacaaattaatgacactattaacaaaatccattgcccataaacccactggtaaagcccattccataaataaagttatttcataaagttatcattgaggaatttttgatattgtgtactccttttcaatctttgaagaagccaaaccttctccgtggacagagtgaaaaacgggtacatttctttaaaagagcatatctgcaaaagttgtgagccgattgatattattgttttggtttattaaagctaatgactcaaggtttctttacataccaaaatatatttgatcaacttttcagaaataggaggaaaatagggcgcaatgaggggcctctttttttggggacaccctgtactagttTCCCTCAAACAATGCACCATttgtattttaattcttctagCAACAAGGAAAGAACGAACAAAATGCCTGCAATACATATGACTttagcagtggcggtgccagtaatttttttcagggggaaaaatcaactaattttggtttttactggggacaACGGGGagggagttctgactggggaatttgccccccccccccccatgccccccgtggcGCTGCCACTGGACTTAAGACAGACAAAGGAAAAGAAAGTTGAGAGACAAGAAATAAAGCTAGGAAGGTAGAATCACGATATATCGCGATAGTGCATGTGAAGACAGAAGAATGAaagacataaaaacaaaataaagcaaagcGATGGAGAAAGTAAGGAGACATAAAAAAATGACAAGAAGGAGTATAGTCATTGATAGTGCAGTGGCAATAATGAAGAAAAGACATGAATACTTCGAGTTCCAGTTAAAAAAAAGTTAGAAGTGTAAGTGCAgtgaacctgaatttaaaaggcTGGCGTTGGCGTATATCTGTAGATTTGAATTCACACCATGCACACGGATATAGGTCAATTCTAGAGACTCTAATCATTATTAAAATGTTGCTAAAGTACTGTATTTATTGTTGTGTAAGCTGCTGGTGGGAATAGGGGCTTATCAAAATAAGAATCCATCGTGCTGAGGTGAAGATCCCGAAAGCTTTTATTCTATAGAGCAACAATTCTAGAGAATTATACTACAATAAATGATTAAGAGTTACTTTGTTCTAAAGGATAATATTATTCCCGcataggcttaggaagattttcaacatggggggggctgaaacttgaCACACTGGGGAtgcagtcagaaaattttgccaaaatataggtcacaaagacccattttccttctattttatcacaaattttttaacttcacctaggattagaCCTAGGGACTGAGCCCCCCAAGCCCCCTGGTCCCTAAGCCTATGTTCCCGGGAATAGTATGATCACATTTTATTCTATATCTGAAGTCGACTCAAGAAAGATTATTTTTCCATGATCATGTAGGGCCTAATGGTCAAGAATGACGCGTTTTCTTTGTATGTCGACTGGAGAGAAAATATCAATCACTTTTGTAACGCTTATGTAAACttgtttcattattttatatAGAATGGTCAGTGGGCAGCTGAAAAGGTTATTGACGTCAACTCAAAGAAGGTAGAGGGCTGGGCCTTGCCAGAAATGCCAGGTAAGAACTATAACCACCCGAAGACGCCCCACACCCACAAACCCAACCACCCACCAAAAGGAGGGAACCGTTATTTCACTGCGCTCTTTGATAGTGGACCCTCCCTTTTAAGGGAAGTTTTGTAAAGTCAAAGTTTGGCTTCGTTTGGGACATCCTGATGGGATACCACTCTGGGGAATCCGTGGCTTGGGTGCCCTCCCAACCCTGACACCATCCATACTTATCTGTTTGAATATAAATCTGGGGAATtattaaaagttatattttgggttttagtttaggtaaaaacgtataacattaaatgttgggttatacaaaggtcatgaaaacgttttaaaacgtcttgtatgaaaacactcgtaacaaatatttttttaatgttttccaaatgttattgacaaacatttttcgccaaatattttgtcaacactaaaacaACATTATGTTAGGATATTTGCATGCAGTAAGTTGtcaaaaaatgtatttaagtgttatgaattttttttacttttatgcCCTTTTATAGGTCTAcactttatttaacccgacattaaaaACGCGTttatggcaaccttttctaaccttttgccaATGATGTAGAAAACTGCATGGGTAGACTGCCAAAGCAACATAGCTATAGCAGCAGcacattgtgatatttttatcatGCAGCGTGAACTTTGGTCATGAACATATTTGCGCTATGATAAGCTCCACAGTTGCAAAATCAGTTAATATTATGTGACTTTATGTGATTTTGGAAATCATTAAAAAGACATTTCCCGTTGCAACTTTAGTTTTAAAATGGTAAACAATCATATTAAAGCATGTATTTACAATCCATGAATATCAATTTTAGCTCATTTTTAGTTCTATAGGTCCCATTAGTACCCATGGTACCTCCCCCCCCAGACACTAGaatccataacatgctcatctatcaaggcacagttctttaatcccaaaacatttgcacattcattgaatgacctttgacaatttgggtacaaaacctcatactctgaaacttgaggtcaacttttgcactacgatcgtttaattgaggttattgaactatgccattgggatgaggccacagTGATTAGTAGTCCCAGAAATTCCTCAGCCCATCAGATAAATTGACGCTTACAAGTAACTATATGGTATAACCAAATtaccaaaataatatttgaacTTCACATGAATGGTTAAAcgtcaatttttattttcaatcaCAAATATAGGTCAAGGGGTTAGGGGACCTTTCTTGCTACCACTAACatctaaagccataatgtacgatttttttaACGAGTTCgctcaatttttttcaaacctgattttttgacatATAAATATACAGgcatatactacaaaatactataaAAATCACTGCGCTATATAAAACCCATGACCCaacggggctgtgcaataattatgagtgtttttttttttttttcgatttgatttgtttggatttttgacaaccctgcatggataacccaagaaagcctctattgaagcttatttccattggggtccatttgaacaccgggacaggTTTGAACAGTCAGGGGTATGTTAACACcgtactcttttcgaaactggctgcacacgggaccagaggatgatttaaggaagccccatcatgcactgctaaagtgttatcactagagttccaactgccactttacttttcaaatcccattgaactctgtgcaaaagatgttgttttagaattgtgcgtgtgtcattattacttggtcgatttcagaacaaaagtgatgtgtgtttaaaggataattcacaccttctgtagataacataaaatgtgaaatcgaccagcatcttcacagcggtttttatgtaaatataactgtacaaattcaaattaaaccatgcatgtgcagtacgtctatatgcagtgggcgagtagtggtgtcatgttcgctcacacagctatgctaactgcaagtaacatagtggaatgttgggaagtgcttaTATCATCCTCTGACACGGGACCGACGACTTAACgccccctccgaaggacggagtactttcatgattcatttacccaattctaaatgaaccatggggaaagcagaagtctgaatttaatctacagatttttttcccaagtcaatatccccagcaaatcgccaccgccgggaattgaacctaggacctcatgcactaaataCATGTACCCTAatcattgcgccacgctctcccactTGACGTTATTTATTACGCAGATaataatcagatttataagaAAATATGCAGAAACTGCTTATAGTTCTTATGGTTCGTAACTAACAACAAAAGCTCTTTCTTCCAACCAAAAAGAGACATTATAAGGCGAGAAACACTAAACTTATAAATTTGCACAACTTTGGCATCTGAATATACGTTCATCTTTGGTTCAAGAGACCAGCATGACCAGGGAAGTCAAGAGACTGAATGATTATAGTGGTGACGGTGTACCACTTTGCCAAACATTCTTGGGATAACTTCCAAAAGTGCATGCTTTTGTGCACAGATTTTTGGAAAAAAGTGGACCCAACCCCGTacaagcagtggcggcgccagattttttttttcggggggtggGCATTGGGGGGAAAAgcgaatttcagggggggcaaaatcaccaaattttgcgcaaaattgcagcaaaacgctttactgggggcaacacggggcaagagttctgactggagggCACTTTTCCCTCATGcccccgtggcaccgccactgcgtACAAGTTGCCCTTTTTGGACATTTTGAATACCTTAATCGCCAACAAGAGGACTCTTTGTATATTGTCTACTTTTTCCCGTACTGTTGGGCCTTTAATAGAAATATAGAAATGTAAACGAGTTCCTTTTTAGCGTGATGTCATGTTGTATAGAGAGTTCACTTTCATAATttatctgtattttttttttcatttttaggtTTAATTACAGATATCTTGCTCTCAATGGATGACAGGTTCATGTACTTCAGTAATTGGCTTCATGGAGACATCAGACAGTATGACATCACTAACACACGTCAACCAAGACTAGTTGGCCAGGttggttcaatttttttttattgcatgattAAAATAGTGCAGCAGCGTATACAGCCCTTTTTAAACGGGCGCTCGCCCCCgggtatcaaaaaaaaaaaaaagagagaagagaaattGGACGAAAGAGAAAAGAGAAACGCTTGTGTGTATGTGATTTTGacgaaattaatctcatatttgaccacttcagcttttttttaaagcaaatttagtcgcgcttcgcgcgaatttcttCCATTTAAGCTCCAATATGTTTACACGTTTCATGATCctttcttagctcaccaagaaattCGTTCTGTATAGTGCACACAATTTGTTGGCGCGTAAGGCGGTACtatacccctcgataaatttgtgtctatttctGCATTGTTCTCATAAACTAATAACAtagtggtaacaaaaattatgtatattataggggcaaggagtccaattactacactggaatttcagtgacccaagacaagcggtacgttatttcaTTTCCGAtcattatactgaaccgcttgtcttgagtcactgaaatttcagtgtagtaccgtaattggaatccttgccccaataatatacataacttttgttaccagtgtgttattattttttgagaaaaatacaataatagtcacaaatttaccacaggggtgtagtaccccctaataACAAATTTTGTGTAGCAGTGCAGTTCGCTCCTCTTCGTTCAGCTATATGTAccaataatttatattattatcatgatgaCCAGATAATGCTCAATAGCAATTCCGGTTTGGACGAAAAGTGCAGTTTGAGTTAAATCCAGATTGGACTGGTTTTGGTCGCTTTGTGCGTATATCTAACTTTATCTTGTTGAATGACAGTTCGGTTGAATAAATATACATTAATCTGACCTTGAATCATAGAAGTCGCATGCGTGACTTTAATATTcaaaaagtcatgaaaaatgACAGTGAAAAATTCATTTGTTGCAGAAGTTTTGCAGTGCTGCATTTTATTATTATCTCGGGATTACTTTTTaagtaatataggcctacagtttatTAGTATTTTTAAGATGTGAAACTGCCTataataaaaatcaaaatgataggGCCTACGTGAGAAAAATAAAATCACGCGATAATGACATCAGTTTAGCCTCCATATGACCCAGTACAAAATTGCTCCATATGAATAATAAGAATTGATATAACTCATGCTTAAACTTTTATCCagtcacatcaaagctcccattgggcagaCATTACTTTCTTGtcatgcttgtttgtttgttttatttcttcttttgcctgggttactcattcagtgatgttttaaggtatcctctgttcttccatgagaccCGAGATTCAACAACTATCCTATTCAATTGCGATATTTTCCATGCTGCTAATTTGAGCATCAACATTGTTAGACCCGCATTTGAAGTATGCCAAAggtgaaaaatataatttttataacTAAACACTAAAAATAAGCGGGTCGTTTAAGCAACCAAAGTGTTGTAAAAATGCGTAAAAATAAATTGGTTTTTTAATACtaccacaaaaaaacaaaaatatgggGGTCGTTTTAGCAgccaaatgttgtaaaaatgcataaaaataaatTAGTTTTTTAATACCACCAGAATTACAATATAAAACATTTGCATAATTAGCCTATTTAAGCAATACTTATTTTCTATAGACTATACAAATTTATCTTGTGCATATTACGCATCCATCATTGTGCTGCATTTTAAACTTTTCCTTTGAACAAGGGAGCCCGTCGGTATGATGATGAGCCAAgtgaaaattgaaaagaaaacattGGCCGCCTtcggcctgacccaaactcccatgccccccccctgatAATCAAATGGTGTGTCCCTTGATTACTGTACTACGAATTGAAGCACCACACATGTTGTGTTGGCGACAAAGACACGATTAAATATAATTAACAGAAAAGTGGTGTGAACTGAATGAAGTAAAAGTTAACACGACTTGCAAGAGCCCGTATCTTAAAATTATAGCAGATAATATAATGTATGGGAATAACGTGCCTTTGTTCATGTGCAATAGTACATGATCCTACAGCATATAATGTGTTTCTTGTTCTTTCTCTTTCATACATATCACAGATATTCCTTGGTGGTTCCATATGTTGTGATGGCTCCGTTAAGGTGTCAGAAGACAAGGAACTaacagaacaaccaaaaccattGTATATGGGTGAAAAGCGAGTGCAAGGTGGTCCCCAAATGATTCAACTCAGTCTGGACGGCCAACGCCTGTACGTGACAACATCACTGTATAGCAACTGGGACAAGCAATTCTATCCCGATTTAATGAAGT
Above is a window of Amphiura filiformis chromosome 20, Afil_fr2py, whole genome shotgun sequence DNA encoding:
- the LOC140142862 gene encoding methanethiol oxidase-like, with amino-acid sequence MALATGCGMNGPGYKSPVDAMKAPCEQILYVPCICRNTDVKQPDYLATVDVDPRSTTYSQVIHRLPMRYIDDEVHHSGWNTCSSCYGDASKCRDRLILPCLYSSRIYIVDVGTEPRKPRLFKTVEPEEVTSKTGLTTPHTTHCLADGHVMISAMGDATRPGEGKGGFILLDGKTFDVTGNWEAKGHDTQYGYDFWYQPYHNVMISTEWGAPKAFLKGFDPADVKNGLYGHSLNVYDWEKHTLIQTIDMGPEGMIPLEIRFLHNPMATEGFVGCALSSNIFRFYRETNGQWAAEKVIDVNSKKVEGWALPEMPGLITDILLSMDDRFMYFSNWLHGDIRQYDITNTRQPRLVGQIFLGGSICCDGSVKVSEDKELTEQPKPLYMGEKRVQGGPQMIQLSLDGQRLYVTTSLYSNWDKQFYPDLMKSGSVMLQIDVNTESGGLTLNKNFFVDFGKEPCGPVLAHEIRYPGGDCTSDIYLTNTANL